One genomic segment of Chitinophaga parva includes these proteins:
- a CDS encoding glycoside hydrolase family 127 protein: MKHLLLTSLAFSLTAPAFAQINTLQPVGFSQVKINDAFWTPRQETVTKVTIPVCIDQTEVKTPRIRNFEKVARNDGEKHEGIYFDDSDVYKAMEAMAYSLKNHPDAALEAKFDQWTDIIAKAQQPDGYLNTYYTLGGLQNRWTDMERHEDYCAGHLIEAAVAYYNATGKTKLLTVATRFADHIDSTFRLANRHWVSGHEEIELALVKLYKTTHNKKYLDLADWYLQQRGHGYGRGGIWRGGSNADYCQDGTPVADQKEISGHAVRAMYLYTGAADVGAAKQDTGYMKAMKTVWQDVVYRNMYLTGGIGSSGHNEGFTKDYDLPNEDAYCETCASVGMVFWNQRMNLLTGESKYVDVLERSLYNGALDGLSLSGDHFFYGNPLANEGNYARSEWFGTACCPSNIARLVESLGDYIYAKDDNDIWVNLFIGSSTDLTLKKGSVGIAQATKYPWQGDVQITVTPVRNMAFPLHVRIPGWAMNEPVPGNAYRFADQDTTKFTITVNGKPARYNMEAGYAVLNQTWKKGDVVALHLPMDVRKVVANDSIVQDRNRVALQRGPLVYCVEHPDNAGSVYNMILPLDAQFTTAYRPDLLDGVMTIEGQVPVFRPAANGEQVVAQQEKLTAIPYYAWANRGKGEMEVWLPTKVASVKVAP; this comes from the coding sequence ATGAAACATTTGCTGCTTACATCACTCGCATTCAGCCTTACCGCTCCTGCCTTTGCGCAGATCAATACCCTGCAGCCGGTGGGCTTTTCACAGGTAAAGATCAATGACGCTTTCTGGACGCCGCGCCAGGAAACGGTTACCAAGGTGACCATCCCCGTGTGTATAGACCAGACGGAGGTAAAGACACCGCGCATCCGCAACTTTGAAAAAGTAGCCCGTAACGATGGAGAAAAACACGAGGGCATTTACTTTGATGACTCTGACGTGTACAAGGCGATGGAAGCCATGGCCTATTCTCTGAAGAACCACCCGGATGCCGCGCTGGAAGCCAAATTTGACCAATGGACGGACATCATTGCCAAAGCACAGCAGCCGGACGGCTACCTCAATACTTACTACACCCTGGGCGGCCTGCAAAACCGCTGGACGGACATGGAGCGGCATGAGGACTACTGCGCCGGGCATTTGATCGAAGCGGCGGTGGCCTACTATAACGCTACCGGCAAAACGAAGTTGCTCACCGTGGCCACCCGTTTTGCAGACCATATAGACAGTACCTTCCGCCTGGCCAACCGCCACTGGGTATCCGGCCATGAAGAGATAGAACTGGCGCTGGTAAAGCTTTACAAGACCACCCACAATAAGAAATACCTGGACCTGGCAGACTGGTACCTGCAGCAACGCGGCCACGGCTACGGGCGCGGTGGCATCTGGAGAGGCGGCAGCAATGCAGACTACTGCCAGGACGGTACGCCGGTGGCAGACCAGAAAGAGATCTCCGGCCATGCGGTGCGTGCCATGTACCTGTACACCGGCGCTGCGGATGTAGGCGCTGCAAAGCAGGATACCGGCTACATGAAGGCTATGAAAACCGTGTGGCAGGATGTAGTGTACCGCAACATGTACCTCACTGGCGGTATTGGCTCTTCCGGCCATAATGAAGGCTTTACAAAAGATTATGACCTGCCTAACGAAGACGCTTATTGCGAAACCTGCGCCTCTGTGGGCATGGTGTTCTGGAACCAGCGTATGAACCTGCTTACCGGCGAAAGCAAATATGTGGATGTACTGGAGCGCAGCCTGTACAACGGGGCACTGGATGGACTATCGCTCTCCGGCGATCATTTCTTTTACGGCAACCCGCTGGCGAACGAAGGCAATTATGCACGCTCCGAGTGGTTTGGTACGGCCTGCTGCCCCAGCAACATTGCGCGCCTGGTAGAGTCTTTGGGGGATTACATTTATGCAAAGGATGACAATGATATCTGGGTAAATCTCTTCATTGGCAGCAGCACGGACCTTACTTTGAAAAAAGGCAGTGTAGGCATTGCCCAGGCCACAAAATATCCCTGGCAGGGCGATGTGCAGATAACGGTAACGCCTGTACGTAATATGGCGTTCCCCCTGCACGTGCGCATTCCTGGCTGGGCCATGAATGAGCCGGTGCCTGGCAACGCTTACCGTTTCGCGGACCAGGACACGACGAAGTTTACCATCACGGTGAATGGCAAACCTGCCCGGTACAATATGGAAGCGGGGTATGCGGTGCTGAACCAGACCTGGAAGAAAGGAGACGTAGTAGCGCTGCACCTGCCTATGGATGTGCGCAAGGTAGTGGCCAATGACAGCATTGTGCAGGACCGCAACCGTGTGGCCCTGCAGCGTGGCCCGCTGGTGTATTGCGTGGAGCACCCGGATAATGCCGGCAGCGTGTATAACATGATACTGCCCCTGGATGCACAATTTACCACCGCTTACCGCCCGGACCTGCTGGATGGCGTAATGACCATTGAAGGACAGGTGCCGGTGTTCAGGCCGGCTGCCAACGGGGAGCAGGTAGTGGCGCAACAGGAAAAGCTGACGGCTATTCCTTATTACGCGTGGGCAAACCGTGGCAAGGGTGAAATGGAAGTATGGCTGCCCACTAAAGTAGCCTCCGTGAAAGTGGCGCCCTGA
- a CDS encoding SGNH/GDSL hydrolase family protein: MQITHPSARQARSWRAFSFRLIALLLPLAVLLLLEAGLRLFGYGHSHALFINDPQHPGYLVMNRYASEKFFTAADNATMGNYELFRAQKQPGTFRVFVLGESTTVGYPYMHNGSFHRWLQYRFMQTFPSRNIEVINVSLTAVNSYTVLAFGKEVLHYQPDAVLVYTGHNEYYGAQGVASTSKLGNQRWLVRVMLGLRDLRLTQLIQNSIASRQHIDTSQNLMQRMAAEQAIALHSSGYQAGVDQFSENMEALARVYSRGKVPLFISTLVSNEKDLPPFTGDSAKALFLQGRQWYATGDFTRAAAAFRQAKDLDQLRFRAPEAMNAVLRQLPQRYSGVHLVDAHAVFVEHSPHGVIGEETLLEHVHPNLYGYALLSDAFYRAMERARALPGMEGKAYSFEQLLVDMPLTNMDTLFGQYDVMLLKKGWPFLQPIPDSFKIDGSVEGKLAAQLVSKRVSWNDAMDALMEHYQQVHDARQIQRIAEAVMLEYNTDPVFYQYASQYAAAAGDTAKAGLYAKRAAALLSP, encoded by the coding sequence ATGCAAATAACCCACCCTTCAGCGCGCCAGGCCCGGTCCTGGCGTGCTTTTTCATTCCGGCTCATTGCTTTATTGCTGCCATTGGCAGTACTGCTGCTCCTGGAGGCCGGCCTGCGTTTGTTTGGCTATGGGCATTCCCATGCCCTGTTTATCAACGACCCGCAACACCCGGGCTACCTGGTGATGAACCGGTATGCATCGGAGAAATTCTTTACGGCGGCAGATAATGCCACCATGGGCAATTACGAGCTATTCCGCGCGCAGAAGCAACCCGGCACTTTCCGCGTGTTTGTGCTGGGAGAGTCTACCACCGTGGGCTACCCGTATATGCATAACGGCTCTTTTCACCGCTGGTTGCAATACCGGTTCATGCAGACCTTTCCCTCACGCAATATCGAGGTGATCAATGTATCGCTCACAGCGGTGAATTCTTACACGGTGCTGGCATTTGGCAAGGAGGTGCTGCATTACCAGCCGGACGCCGTGCTGGTATACACCGGGCACAATGAATACTATGGTGCGCAGGGCGTGGCATCCACCAGTAAATTAGGCAACCAGCGCTGGCTGGTTCGCGTCATGCTGGGCCTGCGCGATCTGCGGCTTACACAGCTTATTCAAAATAGCATTGCCTCCCGGCAGCATATTGATACTTCCCAGAACCTGATGCAGCGCATGGCTGCAGAACAGGCCATAGCCCTGCATTCCAGCGGGTACCAGGCCGGCGTGGACCAGTTTTCCGAAAACATGGAAGCACTGGCGCGCGTGTACAGCCGTGGGAAGGTACCGCTTTTTATCAGCACACTGGTGAGCAATGAAAAGGACCTGCCACCTTTTACGGGAGATAGTGCTAAAGCCTTATTCCTGCAAGGCAGGCAATGGTATGCCACCGGTGATTTCACCAGGGCCGCTGCAGCCTTCCGCCAGGCAAAAGACCTGGATCAGTTGCGCTTCCGTGCGCCGGAGGCCATGAACGCAGTATTACGGCAATTGCCACAACGTTATTCGGGCGTGCACCTGGTGGATGCACACGCGGTGTTTGTGGAACACAGCCCGCACGGCGTCATCGGGGAGGAAACCTTGCTGGAGCATGTGCATCCCAACCTGTATGGTTATGCGCTGCTGTCGGATGCGTTTTACAGGGCAATGGAGCGTGCCCGGGCGCTGCCGGGGATGGAAGGGAAGGCGTATAGCTTTGAGCAATTGCTGGTGGATATGCCCCTGACCAACATGGATACCTTGTTTGGACAATATGACGTGATGCTGCTGAAAAAAGGATGGCCTTTCCTGCAGCCCATCCCGGATAGTTTTAAAATAGACGGCAGCGTGGAAGGTAAGCTGGCGGCGCAACTGGTGAGCAAGCGGGTGTCGTGGAACGATGCCATGGATGCATTGATGGAACATTACCAGCAGGTGCATGACGCCCGGCAAATACAGCGTATAGCCGAAGCCGTAATGCTGGAATACAATACAGACCCGGTGTTTTACCAGTACGCATCACAATATGCAGCTGCCGCAGGAGACACGGCAAAGGCTGGTTTGTATGCAAAAAGAGCTGCGGCGCTTTTATCGCCCTGA
- a CDS encoding alpha/beta hydrolase, producing the protein MKKYLLLAIALLLLCPSPISAQTGKVYDNLSLPSKILKMDRKFAIYLPPDYETSDRSYPVLYLLHGAGDDQTGWVQFGEVQRIADEAIRNGTAAPMIIVMPDANTGNRGYINRIDGQWNYEDFFFQELMPYVEKKYRIRQEKRYRAVAGLSMGGWGTFLYALHHPELFAAACPLSAAVGALTPEEGKRWYLENGKYQMPDSTTYKNFYNKYSVLQLLNDVPDDHKKDVRWYIDCGDDDFLFEGNCLAHILMRKREIPHEFRARDGGHTWTYWRSALPTVLEFVSMSFHQY; encoded by the coding sequence ATGAAAAAATATCTTTTGCTGGCTATAGCCCTGCTCCTGTTATGCCCCTCCCCTATAAGCGCCCAAACAGGCAAGGTATACGATAACCTTTCCCTGCCCAGTAAGATACTGAAGATGGATCGTAAGTTTGCCATCTACCTGCCGCCCGATTACGAAACGTCAGACCGCAGTTACCCCGTGCTGTACCTGCTGCACGGCGCCGGCGATGATCAAACGGGCTGGGTGCAGTTTGGCGAAGTGCAACGCATTGCCGATGAGGCGATCCGCAATGGCACCGCGGCACCCATGATCATTGTAATGCCCGATGCCAATACCGGCAACCGTGGCTACATTAACCGCATTGACGGCCAATGGAACTATGAAGATTTCTTCTTCCAGGAATTGATGCCTTATGTAGAAAAGAAATACCGCATCCGCCAGGAGAAGCGCTACCGCGCCGTGGCAGGGCTTTCCATGGGTGGCTGGGGTACGTTCCTGTATGCATTGCACCACCCGGAACTGTTTGCCGCAGCCTGCCCCCTGAGTGCGGCCGTGGGCGCCTTAACGCCCGAAGAAGGTAAACGCTGGTACCTGGAAAATGGTAAATACCAGATGCCCGATTCCACGACGTACAAAAATTTCTATAATAAATACAGCGTGCTGCAACTGCTCAATGACGTGCCGGACGACCACAAGAAAGATGTGCGCTGGTACATAGACTGCGGGGACGATGATTTCCTGTTTGAAGGCAACTGCCTGGCGCACATCCTTATGCGCAAACGCGAGATTCCCCACGAGTTCAGGGCCCGTGATGGTGGCCACACCTGGACCTACTGGCGCAGTGCCTTACCCACCGTACTGGAATTTGTATCAATGAGCTTTCACCAGTATTGA
- a CDS encoding KTSC domain-containing protein, producing MSNITAYRKLLGVSKTTPVQELKVIYRNLMKEWHPDKFATAEETARLEAEARSKELIEAYNFLVSVAPETIEAALPQYTETINASPLSDFNYSKTTLTLVFQDGSSYEYFEVPKNVYVKLINSDTPGRFCRRHVFHEYVYRKVSRAMEV from the coding sequence ATGAGTAACATAACAGCATACCGCAAATTATTGGGCGTTTCCAAGACCACGCCTGTACAGGAATTAAAAGTGATCTACCGCAACCTGATGAAAGAATGGCACCCCGACAAGTTTGCCACCGCTGAAGAAACAGCCCGGCTGGAAGCGGAAGCCCGCAGCAAGGAGCTCATTGAAGCCTATAATTTCCTGGTAAGCGTAGCCCCCGAAACCATCGAGGCCGCGCTGCCCCAGTACACGGAAACGATCAACGCCTCCCCCCTCTCAGACTTCAACTATTCCAAGACCACCCTCACCCTGGTATTCCAGGACGGCAGCAGCTACGAATACTTTGAAGTGCCCAAAAACGTATACGTAAAACTCATTAACTCAGATACGCCCGGCCGTTTCTGCCGCCGCCACGTATTCCATGAATATGTGTACCGCAAAGTAAGCAGGGCAATGGAGGTGTAA
- a CDS encoding NAD(P)H-dependent flavin oxidoreductase gives MEWQNELTTLLKVQYPIIQAPMLGVSTPEMAAAVSNAGGLGSVAIGGLPPSQVRALIHQTRALTHKPFAVNFFAHEIAPVDPIHAGIMADFLFNMASQHRLPAARTDVQSLRFFSYRDQMEVLLEEQVPVVSFTFGIPDDDYIAAFKAAGVVLIGTATSTKEAMVLDQRGIDVITAQGIEAGGHRGTFLEHEPLPMVGVMSLVPAVAGITRKPVVAAGGIYNGHTVKAALQLGAQGVQPGTAFIASDESNAIPSYKTALLAASDTDTALTRAFSGRWARGIRNHFMQLVEEAGIPILPYPVQNALVAPIRAAAQKADDNEFVAMWAGQSANKSLRAPAAVILAALVEQAEAL, from the coding sequence ATGGAATGGCAAAACGAGCTGACCACCCTATTGAAAGTACAGTATCCCATTATACAGGCGCCCATGCTGGGGGTGAGCACGCCGGAGATGGCGGCCGCAGTGTCTAACGCTGGCGGACTGGGTTCTGTGGCCATTGGTGGTTTGCCGCCTTCGCAGGTGCGGGCACTCATCCACCAGACCCGGGCCCTTACCCACAAGCCGTTTGCCGTGAATTTCTTTGCGCATGAAATAGCGCCGGTGGATCCCATTCATGCCGGCATCATGGCAGACTTCCTTTTTAATATGGCATCCCAGCACCGGTTGCCCGCGGCACGTACCGATGTGCAAAGCCTGCGGTTTTTCAGTTACCGCGACCAGATGGAGGTGCTGCTGGAGGAGCAGGTGCCGGTGGTAAGCTTCACCTTCGGCATACCGGACGATGATTACATTGCCGCGTTCAAAGCCGCCGGTGTAGTGCTGATCGGTACTGCCACCAGCACGAAAGAGGCCATGGTGCTGGATCAGCGCGGCATAGATGTAATTACGGCACAGGGCATAGAAGCTGGTGGCCACCGCGGCACCTTCCTGGAGCATGAGCCCCTGCCCATGGTGGGCGTAATGTCGCTGGTGCCGGCGGTAGCGGGCATTACCCGGAAACCGGTAGTGGCAGCGGGTGGGATTTACAACGGCCATACCGTAAAGGCCGCGTTGCAACTGGGTGCGCAGGGTGTGCAGCCGGGTACCGCTTTTATAGCCAGTGATGAAAGCAATGCCATTCCTTCTTACAAGACTGCGCTGCTGGCTGCCAGCGATACGGACACCGCGCTGACCCGCGCTTTCAGCGGCCGCTGGGCCAGGGGCATCCGCAATCATTTTATGCAGCTGGTGGAAGAAGCGGGCATCCCCATTTTACCTTACCCGGTACAGAACGCCCTGGTGGCGCCTATCCGCGCAGCCGCCCAAAAAGCAGACGACAACGAGTTTGTGGCCATGTGGGCGGGACAGTCTGCCAATAAAAGCCTGCGCGCACCGGCGGCGGTTATCCTGGCGGCGCTGGTGGAACAGGCAGAGGCGTTGTGA
- a CDS encoding DUF4870 domain-containing protein, with protein sequence MNNKTLAAISYVTLIGWIVAYVQYKNSQDKSPLVRYHLAQALGLAIASIVLSIAIVIVTSIVPSLGVILSFVTFVPLIFAVLGIIAALNEASKPLPVIGGMFTNKFAFLN encoded by the coding sequence ATGAACAACAAGACTTTAGCCGCCATCTCGTATGTAACCCTTATTGGTTGGATCGTTGCTTACGTACAGTACAAGAACAGCCAGGACAAAAGCCCCCTGGTACGTTACCACCTGGCGCAGGCCCTGGGCCTGGCCATTGCTTCCATTGTGTTGAGCATTGCCATCGTGATCGTCACTTCCATAGTGCCTTCACTTGGTGTCATTTTGTCGTTCGTGACCTTTGTACCCCTCATCTTCGCGGTGCTCGGTATCATTGCGGCACTTAATGAGGCCAGCAAGCCCCTGCCCGTTATCGGCGGCATGTTTACCAACAAGTTTGCCTTTCTCAACTAA
- a CDS encoding transcriptional regulator: protein MDSLRRELAVKELTTFQRIRTLGQLARITAINAPREGLPIAFQAMELAKKDKSDLAYASAYVSLSQVYLAMDSTDLAARNIDSALYFADRSGDKVMQGLVWYRKGKLDNFQDRIEASVSSFLKAIKLLEGSNDYATLGGIYYFMAGTYGDEGDLASQEKYARLCLDAARKSGLPDDLCNGYQTMASSFEYRFRKDSSDKALLQECMKYNGLAYTTALQLRNKLNTPSIIAVVALNMADVYAAYYPPTYRDSAIHYINIALQTARETGQKTVVASCFGQLSDYAVLDGDYKRAESYLLEALAVVNSQAIANGPVRLHIMQNLGNIAEQRGDKTKALEYYKSYMEYYKNFFDAEQLAAAKKLEARYETEKKERALLVAQQQAAFNKKLNVIYVVLIIACLLALLFLFRAYHFRLRASIEKQKLLQKEKEDVQLKADVAASKTRELELQKKEAELSARLQQEETARLYAEQQLLEARKQFLQKELLAGSLELEEKNDLLQSLQKKITEIGETDPRLRKVGRIITERTRLDEDFESLKQDFAQIHPSFVIQLQEKAQGGLTRVDLKYCTYILMGLSNKEIGVRLGIEAKSIRMARYRIKQKLGLDKDENLDQFIRTLA, encoded by the coding sequence ATGGATTCCCTGCGGCGCGAACTGGCCGTAAAGGAATTAACCACATTCCAGCGCATCCGTACCCTGGGCCAGCTGGCCAGGATCACGGCTATTAATGCGCCCAGGGAAGGCCTGCCCATTGCCTTCCAGGCCATGGAGCTGGCAAAAAAAGATAAGAGCGACCTTGCTTACGCCAGTGCTTATGTCAGCTTGTCACAGGTATACCTGGCTATGGACAGCACCGACCTTGCGGCCCGGAACATAGACAGCGCCCTTTATTTTGCAGACCGCAGCGGGGACAAAGTGATGCAAGGGCTGGTATGGTACCGGAAGGGGAAGCTGGATAATTTCCAGGACCGTATCGAGGCTTCGGTGAGCAGTTTTCTCAAGGCCATTAAGCTGCTGGAGGGCAGTAATGACTATGCTACGCTGGGCGGCATCTATTATTTTATGGCCGGTACTTATGGCGATGAAGGTGACCTGGCCAGCCAGGAAAAATATGCCCGCCTGTGCCTGGACGCTGCCCGGAAGAGTGGCCTGCCGGATGACCTGTGCAATGGCTACCAGACCATGGCCAGCAGTTTTGAGTACCGCTTCCGGAAAGACTCCTCGGACAAGGCCCTGCTCCAGGAGTGTATGAAGTATAACGGCCTGGCCTATACGACCGCGCTTCAGCTGCGCAACAAGTTGAACACCCCGAGCATCATTGCCGTGGTAGCCCTCAATATGGCCGATGTATATGCCGCTTATTACCCACCCACTTACCGAGACAGCGCCATCCATTATATTAATATTGCCCTCCAAACCGCCCGGGAAACCGGGCAGAAGACCGTGGTGGCCAGCTGCTTTGGGCAACTGAGCGACTACGCTGTGCTGGACGGCGACTACAAACGCGCGGAAAGCTACCTGCTGGAAGCCCTGGCAGTAGTGAATTCCCAGGCCATTGCCAACGGGCCGGTGCGCCTGCACATCATGCAGAACCTGGGCAACATTGCGGAGCAGCGGGGGGATAAGACGAAAGCCCTGGAATATTACAAATCCTACATGGAGTATTATAAGAACTTCTTTGACGCGGAACAGCTGGCCGCCGCCAAAAAGCTGGAAGCCCGCTACGAAACGGAAAAGAAGGAACGCGCCCTGCTGGTGGCCCAGCAACAGGCCGCCTTTAACAAAAAGCTGAATGTGATCTACGTGGTGCTCATCATTGCCTGCCTGCTGGCCCTGCTGTTCCTGTTCCGCGCTTATCACTTCCGCCTGCGTGCCTCCATCGAAAAACAAAAGCTGCTGCAAAAGGAAAAAGAAGACGTGCAATTAAAGGCCGATGTAGCCGCCAGCAAAACCCGCGAACTGGAGCTGCAAAAGAAAGAAGCAGAACTGAGCGCCCGCCTGCAACAGGAAGAAACGGCCCGCCTGTATGCAGAACAGCAACTGCTGGAGGCCCGGAAGCAATTCCTGCAAAAAGAACTGCTGGCAGGCTCCCTGGAGCTGGAAGAGAAAAATGACCTGCTGCAATCCCTGCAAAAAAAGATCACGGAAATAGGAGAGACAGATCCCCGCCTGCGCAAGGTAGGCCGCATTATCACCGAGCGCACCCGCCTGGACGAGGACTTTGAATCCCTGAAACAGGACTTTGCCCAGATCCACCCCAGCTTTGTGATCCAGTTGCAGGAAAAGGCCCAGGGCGGCCTTACCCGCGTGGACCTGAAATACTGCACTTACATTTTAATGGGGTTATCTAATAAAGAGATAGGGGTGCGCCTGGGCATTGAGGCAAAAAGTATCCGCATGGCGCGTTACCGGATCAAACAAAAACTGGGATTAGACAAAGACGAAAACCTGGACCAGTTCATCCGTACCTTAGCATAA
- a CDS encoding M949_RS01915 family surface polysaccharide biosynthesis protein — MKSILLWCALAFAGLAARAQDPAPLSKGEVNTLFPETVKARLGIKFPVFKAFAFQDRHGSNYVLLTESQDSIVHDGPNADTLHRAIKAVCVVANGDGYTKNWEINDFIDKTAGEISIWFWSKSCAFTDLDGDGLADVFIAYSTKGEEDGNGGRLKLILVYKGQKIAIRHQDSDLDEGRQTRVDATFYALPATVQQQGIAILKRIVQNEEAYLGSGWEEGMKKHKSVL; from the coding sequence ATGAAGAGCATATTATTATGGTGCGCTCTTGCCTTTGCCGGCCTGGCAGCCCGCGCACAGGACCCCGCGCCCCTTTCCAAAGGAGAAGTGAACACGTTATTCCCCGAGACCGTGAAAGCCCGCCTGGGTATTAAGTTTCCGGTATTTAAAGCCTTTGCCTTCCAGGACCGGCATGGCAGTAATTATGTGCTGCTTACGGAATCGCAGGATAGTATTGTCCACGATGGCCCCAACGCGGATACCCTGCACCGCGCCATCAAAGCAGTTTGCGTTGTTGCTAACGGTGACGGATACACTAAGAACTGGGAGATCAATGATTTCATCGATAAAACGGCAGGCGAAATTTCCATTTGGTTCTGGAGCAAAAGCTGCGCTTTTACAGACCTGGACGGAGACGGGCTTGCAGATGTTTTCATTGCCTACAGCACAAAAGGAGAGGAGGACGGTAATGGTGGGCGGTTAAAGCTGATCTTGGTCTATAAAGGACAGAAGATCGCTATCCGCCACCAGGACAGTGACCTGGATGAGGGCCGGCAAACCCGCGTGGATGCTACGTTTTACGCTTTGCCAGCGACAGTGCAGCAGCAGGGAATTGCGATTTTAAAACGGATAGTGCAGAATGAAGAAGCCTATCTGGGAAGTGGCTGGGAGGAAGGAATGAAGAAGCATAAAAGTGTGTTGTGA